Genomic DNA from Oncorhynchus mykiss isolate Arlee chromosome 2, USDA_OmykA_1.1, whole genome shotgun sequence:
cagtgaggttggatggagagcatttgtgaacagcagttttcagttctttccacagattctcgattggattcaggtctggactttgacttggccagtctaacacctggatatgtttatttttgaaccattccattgtagattttgctttatgttttgggtcttgttggaagacaaatctccgtcccagtctcaggtcttttgcagactccatcatgttttcttccagaatggtcctgtatttggctccatccatcttcccatcaattttaaccatcttccctgtccctgctgaagaaaagcaggcccaaaccatgatgctgccaccaccatgtttgacagtggggatggtgtgttcagctgtgttgcttttacgccaaacataacgttttgcattgttgccaaaaagttcaattttggtttcatctgaccagagcaccttcttccacatgtttggtgtgtctcccaggtggcttgtggcaaactttaaatgacacttttttgGATATCTTtacgaaatggctttcttcttgccactcttccataaaggccagatttgtgcaatatacgactgattgttgtcctatggacagagtctcccacctcagctgtagatctctgcagttcatccagagtgatcatgggcctcttggctgcatctctgatcagtcttctccttgtatgagctgaaagtttccatttcaatattatcgcttgcacagtgctccttgggatgtttaaagcttgggaaatatttttgtatccaaatccggctttaaacgtcttcacaacagtatcttggacctgcctggtgtgttcctttttcttcatgatgctctctgcgcttttaacggacctctgagactatcacagtgcaggtgcatttatacggagacttgattacacacaggtggattgtatttatcatcattagtcatttaggtcaacattggatcattcagagatcctcactgaacttctggagagagtttgctgcactgaaagtaaaggggctgaataattttgcacgcccaatttttcagtttttgatttgttaaaaaagtttgaaatatccaataaatgtcgttccacttcatgattgtgtctcacttgttgttgattcttaacaaaaaaatacagttttatatctttatgtttgaagcctgaaatgtggcaaaaggtcgcaaagttcaagggggccgaatactttcgcaaggcactgtatgtgacttctgaaggtaattggttgcaccagaccttatttaggagcttcatggcaaagggggtgaattcatatgcacgcaccacttttccgtttgtaattttttttaaaatgtttaaacaagttatttttaatttcacttcaccaatttggactattttgtgtatatccattacatgaaatccaaataaaaatctattttaattacaGGTTTTAATGCAATGAAATAGGAGGAATGCAAGGCAcagtaggtgctgctgtaggccctccttggttggggacagaagcaccagatcatcagcaaacagtagacattggATTTCAGATTCTTGTAGTGTTGAGgacaggtgctgcagactgttctagtgccatcaccaatttgttgatatatatgttgaagagggtggggctcaagctgcatccctgtcttaccccacggccctgtggaaagaaatgtgtgtacTTTCTGTTGCCAAtgttaaccgcacacttgtttgtgtacatggattttataatgtcgtatgttttccccccaacacctctttccatcaatttgtataccaaaacctcatgccaaattgagtcaaaagcttttttgaaatcaacaaagcatgaaaagactttgcctttgttttgttttgtttgtttgtcagtaAGGGTATTCAGGGTAAATACGTGATTTGTCGtctgtaatttggtaaaaagccaatttgacatttgctctgtacattgttttcactgaggaaatgtatgagtctgatgttaatgataatgcagaggattttcacATATCCCactgtagttattggggtcaaatttgtctccactttcgTGGATTGGGTGGTCAGTCCATGGTTCCAAATGtttgggaagatgccagagctgaggatgatgttaaagagtttaagtatagcaaattggaatttgttatctgtatattttataatttaattTCAGATACCATCGACACCACAGGCCCTTTTGtattggagggtttgtattttgtcctgtagttcattcaatgtaattaaaGAATCctgtgggttctggtagtctttagtAGTTGATTCTAAAATGTGTATTTCATCATGTATATGTTGTTTGCTGTTAATTCTTTGTTAAAGAGCCAAAcatattggagaagtggtttatccatacatatctgttttggatagataactattcgtgttgttgtttgtttagtgcgTTCCGATTTCCCCAGAAGTGGTTTGAtaatcattacgcgcacctggctTTCATCATTACGCATACCTGCACTTCATCATCAAGCACACCTGTTCTCCATTACCTCACTCattacctcccctttatctggcactcccttagATTCGTTCCCCAGGCAGTATTATTTCTGTTTGTTCATGTCTAGACACTACACTACTCCTGTTGCTATATTAAACTTaccacctgcttctcgactcccaGCGTCTACGTTACAGAATACTGCCTCAACAAATGGAAGCAGCAGGAAATCAAGACTTCGCCCAGATGGTTGACAAACAGGGATAACTACTTTGTAAACACCACGACCAGCTGGCTCAACTAGGGACGGCCATGGAAGAGGTTATTCACAGTCTTCAACGTCTCAAACATGCCCGAGAGTCGTTGCCTTCCACTAGTGGAGGATACTCTTCCACCAGTTGACCCAGTGAGCCAGCACATTAGTCCATTTAGCAGTCCACCCAGGTCAGAGATGCCCGTTTGTCCCTCCCGCATAAATATGATGGATCCGCATCTAAATGCCATGGCTTCCCActccagtgctccctctattttGCACACCAGATGGGAGCTCCCACCACTGATAGGTCCAAGGTTGCCACGGATATTTCTCTGCTGACTGGACGGGTTGGTGTGGGCTACGgctgtctgggagagaggagaggagtagctggTTTCCTATGAGGGGTTCATAGCTCTGTTCAGAATAATTTTTGATCATCCACCGGAGGGCAGGGTGAGCGCCTACTCCAACTACGGCAGGATGACCAGACCGCTGCCGAGTACTGCTCACCTTCTGGACAGTAGCAGCATCCAGCGGATGAAATAAACCTCTCCAATCTACTTCGGGAGCATCGGTACCTACatcacttctctccctccctcagtgaaCAATCTGTAGCTAAGTCCAAACTAAGTCTCCCCATACACGCTCCAGCAGGGAAACTCCTTCCCCTTCCCATGCCTCAGTGTCCCTGGTCGCATCTATCCATTGACTTTGTCACTGATATCCCCTCTGACGGTTCACCACCATTTTGGTGGTTGTGGATAGATTTTCTAAATCCATGTCATTTTATTCCTCTCTCGTCTCCCTACAGCTTTCCAGGTCGCGATGGCACTATTCCAGCAGGTCTTCTGGCATTATGGTCTTACGGAGAACATCGTCTCCGACCGTGTGCCCCAATTCACATCACGGGTATGGAGAGCCTTTATGGAAAAGCTTGGGGTCACGTCAGCCTCACTGCCGGGTATAGGCCTCAGTCCAACGGGCAGGTGGGGAGGGTGAACCAGGAGCTGGAgaggttcctgaggagtcactgCTAGGACTGGCAGGGAGAGTGGGCCCGATTCCTTCCATGGGCAGAGTACGCCCAGAATTCATTATGTCACTCCTCCACCGGGCtgactcccttccagtgtgtCCTGGGTTTTCAGCCAGCTCTGGCTCCGTGGTCCCCGGGCCAGACCGATGCTCCTGCGGTTTATGAGTGGTTCAAGCGCGCAGAAGTGTGGAGCGGGGCTCAGGTCAGACTCCAGCGCATTGTCCACGGTCAGAACAGTGAGACTCCAGTGTTCTATCCCGAGGATTGCATCTGGCTCTCTAATGGGAACCTCTCACTCCGTTTGTGGGGCCATTTGAGGTTCTCCGGTGGGTCAATGAGGTGacttataggttacagcttcccagtGATTACCGTATGTCACCTTCTTTTCATGGCTCCCTTCTCAGGCCGGCGGTTGCTGTTCCCCTGGCTGATGCAGTCCCCCATGACAcccatctgcccccccccccttgacgTAGATGGGACCCCCGCATATGCCGTCAGAGCCCTACTGGACTCCCGACGTCGTGGTggacctggtggactgggagggtaCGGCCCAGAGGAGTTGTGTTGCGGTGGACAACATTCTGGCTCCCAACATCATCAGTGATTTCCATCTTTGCCGCCCAGACTGACCTACTCCTCGTTCTCGGGGCCGTCCCTCTGGCCAGCGTCGTCTTGCGTACTGTCATGTCTACTCCCGCTCCTCGTCCTGGGAATTGACATTACGCGCACCTGGCattcatcattatgcacacctgcacTTCATCAAGCACATCTGTTCTCCATTACTTCCCCTTTTTCTGGCACTTCCttaggttccttccccaggcagtATTGTTTCTGTTTGTTCATGTCTAGACGCTACTCCTACGTTGTATCATTCCATGTTCGCTGTTATATTAAACTTACCACCTGCTTCTCAACTCCCAGCGTCTACGTTACATGGGTGGGTTTCTCAATTTTCTTTCTTAGGATTTTACATTCTTTAAACCATTTTTCAATGctgttcattttcttaggttgttTGCTtaaaatgtttagatttgatagggaagctgagaggtcaaatgcTTTCCTACTGACAAGTTTCACTATTACAaaaccttcactattacagtgaaatgttttgtccaggatGTTGTCAAAAGGGGATTGAatttgttgcctaattgtttttttggtAGTTTTCTACACTATTTTCCTTCCATCTATTACATTGCATAATATTATGCATTTCCTTTGGTTTTGATGCCTGATTGAGTATTGCTCCGTTCAAGCAGTCTGTGATCTggtaggggtgtcagtgggctgactgaacgctcaGAGAGACTAAAGTAATCTATGGtactactgccaagggatgagctgtaggtgtacctaccgtaaGAGCCCACTTGAAACCTACCATTGACTGTGTACAGTGCTGCAGGAGTTGTAACCCActtttgttggttgttttgtcatagttgtgtgGCATATTTGGGAtagaatgctgtcacctccaggagtttgtccccctgtgtgctgagagtgtcaggttcttgtccagttctggcatttatgTCGCCTCAGAcaagtacatgtccctgggcctggaaatggttgatccCTCCCTCTAGGAGGGAGAAGCGGTCATCGTTAAAGGATTATATTTGGGGTGatatacaatgcatttggaaagtattcagaccccttgactttttcacattttgttgagttacagcatttattttttatcaattttagatcgttttttccccctcaccaaactacacacaatacccaataatgacaaagcaaaaacaagtttttagaaattgttgcaaaatTATTACAAATAACAAGTATTACGTTtccataagaattcagacccttcactcagtactttgttgaagaacctttggcagcgattacagcctcgagtctccttaggttgacgctacaagcttggtgctcctgtattcggggagtttctcccattattctctgcagatcctttcaagctctgtcaggttggatggggagcgtcactgcacagctattttcaggttgttccagagatgttcgatcaggttcaagtccgggctctggctgggccactcaaggacattcagagacttgttctgaagccactcctgcattgtcttggctctgtgcttagggtcgttttcctgtcgggtctgctctatatcaaattagcatacccctgagtctcttccctgtttcacacctggtagtttggtggatgggactaccagcactctgtaacctagagggcaaccagtggatcCGTCTCCTCCAAACCATATCTTTTGTAGgttgacaatgtctgtatttccaatttatttgatgaagtctaggttcctgctctttagttcaaaggcagatgacctcagacttTGTATTTTCCAGGGTGAGATAGGAAAAGATTTGTGTTCAATAGTGTTTTTGCGTGGTTTAGGCTCAGACCAttacagtaggtgtgagcagagcatgttgagcatctgatacagACCTCCTAGGTCGCAGGATGGGACTTGGGTGGGTGTATTAATGGGGGTTGGAGCTGTTGCTCTGCTCATTGCCTGTGTATATGTGCAGCTGTCATGTTGAGGTCCCCGCTGCAGGGGCGGGAGGCATGTCAGTGGCAATCATTTACAACTAATCCAACACAATTCATAACATTCATTGACCCTATTAAAAACCATAGGCTTTTCATTGCCTTGCCCTGTTTGTTGGAATTGTTTATCTGAACATTCTAATTCAAAAGTCACCCATGTAGCCAGCTGAGCACAAGCTCAGCAAGAAGCGTGAAGTATGAAAAATTTGAATTTCCACCCCAAAATGTCATAGGAATACAACAGATAAAGGGGTAGTTACCAAAACCATAAGAAGAAAAACAATCTCTAATGAATACAGTACATCTGGAAAGACTCTGAAAACCATTAATCATACGCAAACATATTCATGAGAACAAGAAATGATTCTCTTAAATCTAATCCAGGAGTTACCAAACATTTTAACTCGGGGCCCCCTTCCAGCATTAGGGAACATCGTGGGTACgctctatttctatgggcacaagcgcTGTTCGTAACACCTACTGTTCACACCCTTCTTgttttgcaggtttaaagcttatttcctggaCTTCTACACATTTTACACCACTTTTCAAAAGTATGTTTCAAGCCGGACTGTTCcttcaacaaacaaaaaatgcaCGCCCCACAGTTTGGCAACCACTGGTCTAATCTATATCACACGCATATAGCGCCATCCTGTGGATCTGTACGGGAAAATTAAAAAGCAGAGTAACGTTTATTAGTTTACAATTGCCATTTATATGCCAAATCAAAATTGTAGCTAACCTGTGCTGGTTTTATAGAGCAACATTCTGAGGCTTAGGCTTTAGGTCTTTACACCAGATCACATTTCAAGTAGCCTACATTTGATATAGACCTTGCAGCATCAAGAGAAAACAAAATTCTGAAATACATAGAATTACCAACATCAACACTTAATTGATTAGCCTAATAATTAAAAATAATTATGACAGAGTttgttagcaggacaataacttcaGGTAGGTCTGCCCTACACTGTAATTCAAGAGCGATTTCAACGTGTCATGTATTTTCCACTTTTGACAGCTGTTCTTGTAATATTTTAGATGAACAAAATATATGCGTTGGTACGGTACTTTTCTTCGGATCCAGGAAGTGACCTCACGACGTCCTCGATGATTTTCTGGGGTAGAAACAAGCCGACGAGGAGGTCGTTCCAACAAAGAAGTTTGCAGGAAAAAGGTGGTCCCACTCAAGAACACCGTTTTATGAAGCGAACGACCGAGCGCTTCTATCTGCTTTTTTTTGCCACGGTGTTGTTGCTTTACGCGCAAAATGAAGCCATCAACTTGTTGCAATTTACTTGAAACGTTATCAGGGCCATAAGGGAGCAGTATGCCGTTTTATCATCTGGATTCAACTTTGAAAAATCCGAACCAAAAAAAAACTGAGACAACAGCTGAGAGTGGGGTGAGGAGGAGGTTGGCTTTGGCAAGTTGTGGACTTCTGCCTTGTAACTCCCGCTGTCGTATGTTGCTAGCTAACTTGCTAATTAGCTAACTTTGATATAAGGTAAGATTTTACGTTGTTTTGATGCTTCAGAGTATATAATACGATTAAATCTACTCAAACAAGGTATAACGTTTCATATATttttacatatacatatatattttttgtaacatTCGATCAAGATAAATGGCTTGGAACTTCACTATCTTTATCTGCCAAATTGTTTCAAATCCCAACCATAAACATTCAAACAACTTTTAGGCCTATACTTTTAGTTCATGATATAGAGGAATGCTAGGCTACTATCGGCATTTAGGTTTGTTACAATCGTCATGGCCGACAAAAGTCATTTTGCTGGTTACATCCACCAAATGATACACTGTGCAGTTTATGACAACATTGTATAATTTTGTAATTTGTGGATACATTATATATTTGATACATGGCGGCTGTTGCCAATACCGCTATTTTCCTCGTTTACAAGGTCAGTCAGTATACGATGTATCCAGGCCTAAAGCGTAAATGGATATGGATCTGGGGGGGTGGTTGGTGGGATGGGTGAACCGTTATTTAGCGGTATGTCAACACATGCcgattttttaatttatttttatagaTGATCTTGGTAGGCCCGATTCTAGAACGTTTACCAGACATAATTCTTGATTTTATTTTGTGTAGTCAACGGTTGTCAGTTTAGGTAGAACGTGATACATTGCCACATTAAATAGGCCTAAATGCAATGTTTAGTCAAATCAGTCAATGGCTCTAATCTTTCAGGatgcacatttatttttttgctgttgAACTTGGTATTggacaatgatttatttcaaatgtATAATTGTTTACTCTGTATTCTTTCTTTCAGAATTGCCCCATTTCATCAGTCTACTACAGTGTGGTGAGGTCTGTTTTCTGAGTGGTCTGCCACAGTGATTGGTTCAGTGGGCCACTGCAGCATTTCCTCAAGAACATTGGCTGCCTCCTGTGGCTTGATGCTTTTCAGTGCTTGGATGTTGCGTGGGCGATGAGGATGTCCTGCTGGTCCCAGTGGGACAGGATTGTGATGTGATGGGGTGCAGGACGAGCAAGGTCCTCCCTGAGCCACCTGGAGATGTCCAGCTAGACTTGGTCAAAAAGGTGGATCCCCTCCAGACCGACATCTACAAACATTTTATCCGAGGCGACGGCAGTGGGAGTAAAATGAGAGGGGAGAAAACAGGCTCTCCTCCGCCCCAGGCAGCATTCTCAGCCGCCCAGGCACCCACAAATACAGGCCAACCAGAGGCCTCTGACCCACGCAGAAACAAGGTAGCCAAGTACAGAGCAAAGTTTGACCCACGGGTCACAGCCAAATATGACATTAAGGCGCTGATAGGCCGAGGTAGCTTCAGCCGGGTGGTGCGAGTGGAGCATAAGAGCACGCGGCAGCCCTACGCCATCAAGATGATAGAGACACGCTACAGAGAGGGACGTGAGGTATGTGAGTCAGAGCTGTGTGTCCTGCGGCGTGTACGCCACACCAACATTATCCAGCTGATGGAGGTGTTTGAGACAGCTGAGCGAGTATACATGGTGATGGAGCTGGCTACAGGGGGAGAGCTTTTTGACCGTATCATCGCCCGTGGCTCTTTCACAGAGCGTGATGCTACACGTGTCCTACAGATGGTACTGGACGGGGTCAAGTATCTACATACACTTGGCATCACCCACCGTGACCTCAAGCCTGAGAACCTGCTCTACTATCACCCCGGTGCAGACTCTAAGATTATGGTCACTGACTTTGGGCTGGCCAGCACTCGTAAGAAGGGTGATGAGTGCTTGATGAAGACCACTTGTGGGACACCAGAGTACATTGCCCCAGAGATCCTGGTACGAAAGCCATACACCAATGCTGTGGATATGTGGGCTCTAGGGGTCATCTCCTACATTCTGCTGAGTGGAACCATGCCTTTTGAGGATGACAACCGCATGCGCCTCTACCGTCAGATCCTCAAGGGGAAGTACAGCTTTTCTGGGGAGGTAAGCACCTATGACGTTACACCCTCTTCGTCCATTGCTTTTCTGTTTCTTACTAATTTGTTGTCGTCTCTACTTCTCAATACTTCTACAATCCCCTATCGAGCATTCCTCCTTTGACGTGTTGATAATGTTATATGATATACCAGACAGtacatacactgacacacaccaCATATTAGTGAGTGGTGAAGAGGGTACCAATACCAGTTGATGTACTGGTACATACATGGCCAttagaaggtattcacaccctggctgtgataggagaaaattgaggatggatcaacattgtagttacttcccAATACATACTTAATTGActgagtgaaaaggaagcctgtacaaaataaaacatatttcaaaacatgcatcctgtttacaataaggcactaaagtgaaactgcaaaaaaatgtggcaaagaaattaactttgcccccaacataacgctttgtattcaggacaaacacaacacatcactgagtaccactcttcatattttcaagcatggtggtggctgcatcatgttatgggtatgcttgtcatctgcaaggactagggagttttttgtaGGATAAGAAGAAACAGAatagagttaagcacaggcaaaatcctagaggaaaacctggtttagtctgctttccaacagacactgggagacaaattcacctttcagcaggacaataacctaaaacacaaggctggagttgcttaccaagacaacattgattGTTCCTGGGGGCCTAGTTAAAGTTTTGGCAAAACTatctatggcaaaacttgaaactggct
This window encodes:
- the LOC110495161 gene encoding serine/threonine-protein kinase H1 homolog, translating into MGCRTSKVLPEPPGDVQLDLVKKVDPLQTDIYKHFIRGDGSGSKMRGEKTGSPPPQAAFSAAQAPTNTGQPEASDPRRNKVAKYRAKFDPRVTAKYDIKALIGRGSFSRVVRVEHKSTRQPYAIKMIETRYREGREVCESELCVLRRVRHTNIIQLMEVFETAERVYMVMELATGGELFDRIIARGSFTERDATRVLQMVLDGVKYLHTLGITHRDLKPENLLYYHPGADSKIMVTDFGLASTRKKGDECLMKTTCGTPEYIAPEILVRKPYTNAVDMWALGVISYILLSGTMPFEDDNRMRLYRQILKGKYSFSGEPWPSVSNLAKDFIDRVLTVDPSERLTAGQALKHPWIVSMAASSSMKNLQRSISQNLLKRASSRCHSTKSAQSTRSSRSTKSNKARRAREKELRELNRRYQQQYNG